The sequence CTTGGACACCACATCGCTAACGATGCTATCCGCGACCACATGTTTCCTCGCTATGACAAAGCGAAGAAGGAAAATACACTAAGCATTGAACCTGGCCCCTACGATGTAGCGCTGATTGGTGACTACAACATCGGTGGTGACGCTTGGTCTAGCCGGATGCTGTTGGAAGAAATTGGCTTGCGTGTTGTTGCTCAGTGGTCTGGTGACGGTACCGTCAACGAACTGGTTAACGGTCTTTCCGCTAAGTTAGTTCTCATCCACTGCTACCGCTCGATGAACTACATCTGCCGTGCTTTGGAAGAAGCTTACGGTATGCCCTGGATGGAGTTCAACTTCTTCGGCCCTACCAAGATTGCTGAATCTCTCCGCGAGGTTGCTGCTAAATTTGACTCTAAGATCCAAGAAAATGCCGAGAAAGTGATCGCTAAGTATACACCGATCATGAATGCGGTAGTTGAGAAGTATCGCCCACGCCTCGAAGGCAACACCGTCATGCTATACGTCGGCGGTCTGCGTCCTCGTCACGTTGTGCCTGCTTTTGAAGACCTCGGTATCAAAGTTATCGGTACTGGTTACGAGTTTGCTCACAACGACGACTACAAGCGCACCACCCACTACATCGACAACGCCACAATTATTTACGACGACGTTACAGCTTACGAGTTCGAGGAATTCGTCAAAGCGAAGAAACCCGATCTAATTGCTTCTGGTATCAAAGAGAAATACGTATTCCAGAAGATGGGTCTGCCTTTCCGGCAAATGCACTCCTGGGATTACTCCGGCCCTTATCACGGTTACGACGGCTTCGCCATCTTCGCTCGCGACATGGATATGGCACTCAACAGCCCAACTTGGGGATTAATTGATACTCCTTGGAACAAGAAAGAAGTAAAGGCTAAAGCTGCATAAAAGGGACTAGAGACTAGGGATTGGGAACTAGGTTAGATTCTTTCCCAATCCCCGATCCCCAATCCCCAATACCCTACACAAACCCAGCAAGCAACAGAGAGATACAGAAATGCCACAGAATCCCGACAAAATTGTAGACCACGTAGACCTATTCAAACAGCCAGAGTATACAGAGCTATTCAAGAATAAACACGAACAATTTGAGGGTGGACACTCCGCTGAAGAAGTTGCCCGTGTTGCTGAATGGACTAAAGGCTGGGAGTACCGCGAAAAGAACTTTGCCCGGGAAGCGTTAACAGTTAACCCTGCTAAAGGTTGCCAACCCGTAGGCGCTATCTTTGCTGCTGTTGGTTTTGAAGGTACTCTTCCCTTTGTCCAAGGTTCTCAAGGTTGCGTTGCATACTTCCGTACCCACCTCAGCCGTCACTATAAAGAGCCGTTCTCCGCCGTGTCTTCTTCCATGACTG is a genomic window of Fischerella sp. PCC 9605 containing:
- the nifD gene encoding nitrogenase molybdenum-iron protein alpha chain; the encoded protein is MTPPENNNLIEEHKELIKEVLQAYPEKSRKKREKHLNVHEEGKSDCGVKSNIKSVPGVMTARGCAYAGSKGVVWGPIKDMIHISHGPVGCGYWSWSGRRNYYVGITGVDSFGTMHFTSDFQERDIVFGGDKKLAKIIQEIEELFPLNRGISVQSECPIGLIGDDIEAVAKKASKETGKPVVPVRCEGFRGVSQSLGHHIANDAIRDHMFPRYDKAKKENTLSIEPGPYDVALIGDYNIGGDAWSSRMLLEEIGLRVVAQWSGDGTVNELVNGLSAKLVLIHCYRSMNYICRALEEAYGMPWMEFNFFGPTKIAESLREVAAKFDSKIQENAEKVIAKYTPIMNAVVEKYRPRLEGNTVMLYVGGLRPRHVVPAFEDLGIKVIGTGYEFAHNDDYKRTTHYIDNATIIYDDVTAYEFEEFVKAKKPDLIASGIKEKYVFQKMGLPFRQMHSWDYSGPYHGYDGFAIFARDMDMALNSPTWGLIDTPWNKKEVKAKAA